The genomic region aatattacattaaaaccCCAACGACTATGGATCCAACTTGCAATTTCTTTCGGTGGTAAACAATGatttataaatacacaaatataaacaattaataatcagtgatcttttattataactcactaaaaattattatagaagaaatcgatattaaataataataaacattaaaaaaagtatcaaaCCACATAAATCTTATCTCTTACGATTatcatttgtttttatattttctgcaCATGATTACTTAACATGTGGAAGAGTCATTTTCTACTACATGAAAAAGTGGAGTGAtccataaaaagatttattgtTCACTAGTGACAAAACATCAATTGTTATTTAGCATGACGTATAATATGAATGGGAGTATAATAGGCcaacaacaataattaaaactacTTATTCATttatggttaattatatttatactcctTTTAAAGatacgaaattatatttttttattaaaaaaaattaaaactatgcTTGCACCCTGtctgatatatttttatttacaattatatcctttttgttaaaatttcgATGAAAAATACCAGACTTagccaagaaaaagaaaaaaatatatataaataaacttcCAATTTTGCACCTTAATGCAACATTctgcaaaaattattaaacatatgattagtttttttattcatcaaatccatattttattatattaatgcctttttaattatatatattacatttaccccttacaggtataaaaatattattaaggtATCTTTATCAATGAACTATACAGAATGGTGAATGACAGAATAAGGGAAgtttatgtaacttttttttttgttgacgTCAGCCTTTTTCATGCAAACTCCAACGGAAGGGAAAgttgtaaatgaaaaattttcagaagggatgcaaatataattttaaaagcttTTTACGAAAAggtataattttgttgttttagagggatctatatgtaattaattttatctatatatatgtatattacttGTTGAAAGTGGGCTATAACAAAAAGCTTGTTGGAAAAAATGGTTAAGGTGGAGGAGGTTCGACGAGCAGAAGGAACTGCAACAATATTGGCAATCGGGACAGCAACTCCAGCAAATCGGGTGGATCAGAGCACGTACCCGGACTACTATTTTCGGGTCACCCGTACCCAACACATGACCCGACTCAAAGAGAAATTCAAGCGCTTGTGTAGGGTTTCATCTCCTCTAATATGtgatttcttgtatttttcacCATATACTCGTTCTATATTAGTAATAgggtaaaaagaaatattttttatcaaatcagatttggtcgaatcaaattaatcataaagTGAGATACACTAACTATATGATTGGCCGCTTTTCATGAACTATACACCAATTAAACCGCAAATGTATTGCACttgctatataattgatttagatCTGGTCAAACTCGGTGTAGGTTAGAATTTTTAGtaagtaaattacatcgacaACCCCTAAAGTTGagtctaattacacaaacacgtACTttcacttataaaattataggacacCCCTTGATGGTGTTAGTGCAATGTACCCAAAGGGTGTAATTGTAAAGTTCCACCGTTGAACAAGGGGTGTATACATTACAACTACAATCTCAActgatatattaataattttgaaaaaggcATAggatatttgtgtaattagaccCAATCTCACGGGATGTCAATGTGATTCACCCTTAgtaacctctctctctctctctctctctctatatatatatatatatatatatgagtaaattacaactacctcTTCTAAAACTTAGCATAGTTACGAATTCTCCCTTACTGAAAAAATTGTGCACCCCCAATCTATAATTTACTGTAATAGCAcatttttttaggtaaatataatttttattaaaagaaaaagatatagtacaacagtgctccTCATCAGgcgtctccctcgacaggccaagggattcacAACAGTCTATATAATGGACATGTGCTAACAGAGCTAGACAACTTAATACTGAGAATACGCTGACGGACATCTAATAGCACATTTCTCTTGGAGTTTAGTTGATATTACgagcaataataataataaataattattattagactAATTTTAGCTTGAGAAACTCGATTTAGATTGTGTGCAGAGTATTTTTATGTCGGATATGAAGTGGCACGTGAAAAGTCATGCTTGATCGTTGCTTTTAGTGATCAATGTagaaatttttagttttactgTATAgtcaaatcaattacataataagaataaatatagtGAATTATAAGGTCGttttaatagaatatatatatatatatatatatatgaatacatATATACCCCATTTGGTAGTTACatgttttttcaaattgttggttgatcaaacttaattattttctaaatgaaATAACTGCTATAATAATGTTCTTTGCAAAGTATCAAATGATTAGTAGcattaaagaacaaaacatagattatttattaagatagATAAATCCACAGCATGACTTTTATAGAGGAgcaaaggtaaattacattaacacccCATGATGTATACTAGAactaaaaggataaattataatggattttttataaatttgtcataattacaaatattctttcgttgtttgaaaaattataaataccttttaaaattaacggTTGTCTGACAAATACCCCTTCATTGTAACCCATTATAGGggaatatttgttagatggtgTTATTACCaaaagagtatttgtaatttttcataatttgttattgtgacaaattcttatataaatctattgtaattcacctaattataaatacatctctattaaataaaaaaattacaaatatctccttcatgaaatatcatattacaagtattattaattgagTAAAATCTACAAAATCATGCAGGTGAAAAATCGAATGTTAGAAACCGGCATATGTACTTGACGGAAGACATTCTGCAAAGAAATCCAAACATCACTGCCCACGGAGGGGCTTCACTGGATGCTAGGCAAAAAATTGGTGTGGCCCAAGTACCACTACTCGGCCAAGAAGCTGCCCTCAAAGCTATCCAGGAGTGGGGCCAGCCCAAGTCCAACATCACTCACCTAATATTCTGCACCTCTAGCTGTGTTGAAATGCCTGGGCCCGATTACCGGCTTGTCAAGCTCCTTGGCCTCCCTGACTCGACCCGACGTGTGATGATATACCAACAAGGTTGTTTTGGGGGAAGCGCGTCTCTCCGACTCGCCAAGGATTTGGCTGAGAATAATAGACGCGCACGTGTTTTACTCGTGTGCTCGGAGATCAAGGTGCAGACATTCCGTGGCCCTTGTGAGACGGATTTGGATAGCCTTGTGGTCCAAGCGTTGTTTGGGGATGGAGCGGCTGCAGTTATTGTTGGGTCAGACCCGGACCAAGGGCTGGAGACGTCTTTATTTGAAGTGATCTTGGCCAACCAAACCATTCTCCCAGATAGTGATGGTGCAGCTGTTGGACAGTTAGGTGACGTTGGGCTGGTAATCCAACTTAGCAAGGCCATCCCTCGGCTCATTGCGGACAACATCGAGAAGAGCTTAATAGAGGCATTTGAGCCTTGGGGTGTCTCCGATTGGAACTCAATTTTCTGGGCCGTGCACCCAGGTGGACCCAAAATTATAGATCTAATAGAAAAGAAGTTGGGATTGGAGCCCGAGAAACTAAGGTTTACAAGGCATGTCTTGAGCGAGTATGGAAACATGTCAAGCTCGAGCGTGTTTTTTGTACTGGATGAGATGAGGAAGTCATCTGCTAGAGATGGGCTGAGCACCGCTGGCCAGGGCTTAGAATGGGGTGTGCTATTCGGGTTTGGACCTGGCTTGACATTGGAGACTGCAGTGCTCCGAGCCTCAGGTCATTAGACAGCGATCTAGGGGTCTACTGAGCACAATCGTTACTGGCGTACTACTAGTCCCATAATTCCCCTCTCCAGTAAGAAATTTGTCTAAATCCAGTGCAATTGTTCACTTGCTAAATGACTGAATTTGTAAGCTCAATCAAGCTATTCAAATGGATGAATAAGGATCTTGAGAGTGTTTTTCATCAGAACATGTTTATTCGTGACTTTAAATAGACACGCCTATGCTCTAACGTCGCTTTTACGTACGCAAAATTGCAAGAAGCAGGGGGCAGAGAATGATTAGCCACAACCCCAGACCGCTTAACTACAATCTACAACAGGAAAGCAAAATTTCCAAgagcaaaaataatataacacaCAAGATACAATCTTTATCCTATTCGTCATCCACATCAAGCCCACTAATTCGGTGTCTCCTCTTGTCGAAAGCAGCTCTGAAAGCCTCACGCTCAGCACGTAACTGTTCTTGGAATA from Sesamum indicum cultivar Zhongzhi No. 13 linkage group LG3, S_indicum_v1.0, whole genome shotgun sequence harbors:
- the LOC105157017 gene encoding chalcone synthase J-like; this encodes MVKVEEVRRAEGTATILAIGTATPANRVDQSTYPDYYFRVTRTQHMTRLKEKFKRLCEKSNVRNRHMYLTEDILQRNPNITAHGGASLDARQKIGVAQVPLLGQEAALKAIQEWGQPKSNITHLIFCTSSCVEMPGPDYRLVKLLGLPDSTRRVMIYQQGCFGGSASLRLAKDLAENNRRARVLLVCSEIKVQTFRGPCETDLDSLVVQALFGDGAAAVIVGSDPDQGLETSLFEVILANQTILPDSDGAAVGQLGDVGLVIQLSKAIPRLIADNIEKSLIEAFEPWGVSDWNSIFWAVHPGGPKIIDLIEKKLGLEPEKLRFTRHVLSEYGNMSSSSVFFVLDEMRKSSARDGLSTAGQGLEWGVLFGFGPGLTLETAVLRASGH